DNA from Nocardioides yefusunii:
AGACCTCCACGTACTGGCTCAGGACCATGATCCGGGCCTGCGGCCACTCGGCACGGACCTTCACCGCCGCCCGCAACCCCTCGTCGGTGTGGCTCGGCGGCATCCGCACGTCCACGATCCCCAGGTCGGGACGGTGCTGTTCCATGGAGCTGACGAACCCCGGCCCGTCCCCGGCCTGAGCGACCACCTCGTGGCCCGCTTCGGTGAGCAGCAGGGCCAGCCCCTGACGCAGCAGGACGGAGTCGTCGGCGATCACGATGCGCATGCGCCCAGCCTCGCCGACGCCCGGCCCGGTCACTGCAGCGGGATCCGTGCGGTCACCACCGTCGGCCCCCCGAGCGGCGAGCGGACGTCGAAGGTTCCCTCGACCGCCGCGACCCGCTGTCGCAGCCCTGCCAGTCCGTGCCCCTTGCCCAGGTGTGCACCTCCGGCGCCAGTATCAGTGACCCGGACCAGCAACACGTCGCCGTCAGGACCGACCTCGACGGTCGCCGACTCGGCGCCCGAGTGCTTGGCGACGTTCGTGAGTGCTTCGGAGACGGTGAAGTAGACGGCCGTCTCGACGTGCGGCCCCAGACCCGAAGGAACGGCGTGCGTCATCGTGACGGGCACGGCGCTCCGCGCGGCGAGCTCGTCGAGCGCGACCCCCAGACCGCGATCGACCAGCAGTGGCGGCGCGATGCCGCGCGAGAGGGAACGCAGTTCGTCGAGGGTGTCGCGAGCCTGCCGCAGAGCGTCGTCGAGGATCAGTTCGGCTCGTTCCGGGTCGGTGGTCTGAAGACGCTTCGCCCGCCCCAGGTCCATGCCGAGGCGCACGAGACGCTGCTGGGGTCCGTCGTGGATGTCGCGTTCGAGGCGACGCAGAGCCACCGCCTCGGCGCTCTGGGCCGCTGCGCGTGCCTCATCGGCGCGGCGCACCCGGGCATCGACGGCGCCGCGGGCGTTCAGGACGAGGTCGGCCGACGCCGCGCTGACCCATGCTGCCCCACGCACGCCCCACGGCAGGACGAGCGCAGCCACGACGGCGGAGGCAGCGTGGAACCAGATCGCTTCGGCCCGGCCGTACTCCGCGCCGAGCAGTTTCGTCAGGTCCGAGACCAAGGTGAAGTTCTCCCGGCCCACGTTGCCCCACAGGGCGTACGTGGCCCCACCCAGCACCTCTGCCCAGAGGACGACCACGACCATGAAGGAGACCGTTCCGGGGAGCCATCCGACGAGGCTCCACAGCACGTCGAGCCACTTCTGGGGGTCCCGCAGCGGCATCAGGAGCCGGGTCAACAGCGGCTGGTGGGCGCGGGCCGGGCGGTAGAGCGGCCTGGCGACGTCGCGGTCGAGCCACTGCTCCAGACGCCAGCGTTCGAAGCGGGCGAACCACGAAGCCGTCACCAGAGTGGCCACCAGGATCGGGAGGCCGACCCAGACGACGAGCATTCCAGCGCCCGCGGTGAGCCCGACCGAGACGATCACCAGGGTGGCGACCCCGATCGGCAGGCTGGTGACGGAGTAGGCGGAGTCGAGGAGGAGACGACGGCCGAGGGGTCGACGTCGCACGGGGGTCTCCGGCGTGACGCCAACGGTGGCGTCCTGGTTGTTCAGCATGGCTCCAGTCTCGCGTCGCCGTGACTCGCCGACGATCCTGTCACCCGGCCAGTGCCGTGTCGGGCCAGCCCGACAAGGGGCCGCGCCGCCGGGTTCCGAGCGAGTCCTGGACCGCCTCGCTAGTGTGACCCGCGTGACACCCACACCGCAGCCGAGCCTCGTCGTCGTCGCCAACCGCCTGCCCGTCGACGAGGTGGTCGAACCCGACGGGACGACGTCGTGGCGGACCTCGCCGGGTGGACTGGTGACAGCTCTCGAACCGGTGCTGCGCACCAACTCCGGGGCCTGGATCGGTTGGGCCGGCGGCGCGGACCAGGAGCTCGAACCGTTCGACGTCGACGGGACCCACCTGGTGCCGGTGTCGTTGAGCAGCGACGAGGTCGAGGAGTTCTACGAGGGGTTCTCCAACGCCACCCTGTGGCCGCTCTACCACGACGTCGTCGCCAAGCCGGTCTTCCACCGCGAGTGG
Protein-coding regions in this window:
- a CDS encoding sensor histidine kinase, translated to MLNNQDATVGVTPETPVRRRPLGRRLLLDSAYSVTSLPIGVATLVIVSVGLTAGAGMLVVWVGLPILVATLVTASWFARFERWRLEQWLDRDVARPLYRPARAHQPLLTRLLMPLRDPQKWLDVLWSLVGWLPGTVSFMVVVVLWAEVLGGATYALWGNVGRENFTLVSDLTKLLGAEYGRAEAIWFHAASAVVAALVLPWGVRGAAWVSAASADLVLNARGAVDARVRRADEARAAAQSAEAVALRRLERDIHDGPQQRLVRLGMDLGRAKRLQTTDPERAELILDDALRQARDTLDELRSLSRGIAPPLLVDRGLGVALDELAARSAVPVTMTHAVPSGLGPHVETAVYFTVSEALTNVAKHSGAESATVEVGPDGDVLLVRVTDTGAGGAHLGKGHGLAGLRQRVAAVEGTFDVRSPLGGPTVVTARIPLQ